The DNA sequence CCCTTGAACTCCGGGATCGTGACGTTGGAGTCACGGGGGAGGGAGATCAGGGTCGGGCCGTTGTCGCCGGTGTGCAGGATCATCATCGAGTCGGTGCGCTTGCCCTCGGCGGACCCGGTGTGCAGCTTCTTCTTGTCCTCGTCGGACATGCCCTCGCGGCTGTCGGAGCCGACGATCAGGTAGTTGGTGCCCTCGCCCTTCTCGGGCCGGTCGACGACCGTGGAGAGGTCGACGTCGCGGTTGAGCTTGGAGTCGGCCCAGAAGTACGTGCCGACGGTCGTCACGACCAGCACGGTGACGACGGTGATCGCCGTCCACTTGATGCGGCGGCGCCAGTCCGGCGCCGGACGCGGACCGGGTCCGGGCCCGCCGCCCGGCCCGCCGGGTCCGCCACCGCCGGGCCTGCCGTAGACCTGGCCGGTGTTGTAGCCGCTGTCGTAACCGTCGGAGCCGCCGTGGCCCTGGCCGTCCACGTACGACGGCTGCTGCGGCACACCGCCGTACGCGCCCTGCCCGGCAGGGGCCGCCGGACCACGGCGGACCTGCCGCATGACACGGGCGCCCTCGGGCTGCGCGCTCCCGCTCCCGCGTCCGTAGCGTCCGCCGCGGTTGTCGTCGGACCTTGCCTCGGGCCAATCAGTCATGGGAGACAGTGTGCAGGTCCGGGCCGTGCGCCATGCAAGGGTCGTCGGAAAATCACAGCGCCGCTGTTGCGAAGCTGACACAAATCCCACCGATGTGACCTCGGCATAAGGTGGAGGCCATGACAGACCAGGCCCCAGCCGCACAGACGGAGACTCCGGACATCCCGGGCAAGCCCACCTCGGCGTCCCGTACGACCCTCAGCCACATCATGACCCACAACGACACCAACCTCCTCGGGACGGTGCACGGCGGGGTGATCATGAAGCTGGTCGACGACGCGGCGGGAGCCGTCGCCGGACGGCACTCCGGAGGGCCGGCCGTCACCGCCTCCATGGACGAGATGGCCTTCCTGGAGCCGGTCCGTGTCGGTGACCTGGTCCATGTGAAGGCCCAGGTCAACTGGACCGGGCGGACCTCCATGGAGGTCGGGGTGCGGGTGCTGGCCGAGCGCTGGAACGAGTCCACGCCGTCTACCCAGGTCGGCTCGGCGTACCTCGTGTTCGCCGCCGTCGACGCCGACGGCAAGCCGCGCCGGGTGCCGCCGGTCATACCGGAGACCGAGCGGGACGAGCGCCGCCGCCAGGAGGCGCAGATCCGCCGCGCCCACCGGCTGGCCCGCCGCCGCGCGATCATGGAGCTGCGGGAGAAGCGGGCGGCGGAGGGGTTCGAGGACTGACCGCTCCCCGGCTCAGGAGCACCCCACCTCGTCGCCCCGCACCACCCCGAACTCGTCCTGGCCCGGATCCTGCGCCCGCACCTTGCGGACCTTCTCGAAGTCGGCGCCCGCGATCACCTTCAGCGTGGCGCCCTGGCCCTCGACCGCGCGCAGTTCGCTGCCCGGCAGGGCCGCCGCCAGGGACCGCGCGGAGCGGTCCCAGCGCGGGTCGTGGACGACGACCGTCCGCCGCACGTCCCGGTCGGCCGCGTTGGCCGGGGCCCGGGTGGTGTCGAAGCCGGTCGCCGCCAGCGCCGCGTCCACGCGCCGGCCGAGACCGGCCGTGCGGGTCCCGTTCTCCACCTGGACCCGGATCCGCCGGGGGTCGACCGGCACGCGCCGCGCCGCGTCGGGCGCGTGCCGCACGGCGAGCGGCTGGTCCCGGCGCAGCGCCTCGAAGATCCGCTCGGACTTCTCGGTGTCCCACTTCAGGGTCGAGCCGACGCCCTTGACGGCATGCCCCATCTCCGCGATCGGCACCGTCGTGAACTCGGAGGAGGAGGGAGAGAAGTCCCGCATCGCCCGGCCGAGGTCGAGCAGTTCGTCGGTGCCGAAGCCCTTGTCCGCGCGGACCGAGCCGAGCACCGCCCGGGTCACGTCCCGGAACTTCATCGGGTTCAGCAGGATCCCGGACGAGGTGGTCCGGTCCACCAGCGCCGCCATGAAGTGCTGCTGGCGCTTCATCCGGCTGAGGTCGGAGGCGCCGTCCACGTACCGGGCCCGGACGTACTGCAGGGCCTGGCCGCCGCGGAGGGTGTGCCGGCCGGCCGGCAGGTCCAGGCCGGTGCGGCTGTCCTTCATCCGGCGGTCGGTGCAGATCTCCACGCCGCCGACCACGTCCACGGTCTTCATGAAGCTGGCGAAGTCGACCTCCAGGTAGTGGTCGATCTTCACCCGGGTCATCTTCTCGACCGTGCGCACGGTCAGCCGCGGCCCGCCCTCCGCGTACGCCGCGTTGAGTTTCAGGGGGTGCCCCCGGTGCTGCTCCCCGCTCACCCGGTCGGTGTGCGGAGGTGTCTCGGCGTAGGAGTCGCGGGGCAGGCTGACCACGCTGGCGCGGTCCCGGTCCTCCGAGATGTGCACGATCATGATCGTGTCGGTGCAGTGGCAGGGGGCGCCGCCG is a window from the Streptomyces capillispiralis genome containing:
- a CDS encoding LCP family protein, which translates into the protein MRTVTTLSVVVLASAGIGHAVLTGLDEDIARVDPFRDMKNRPEAGHGTNILLVGTDGRERIGREERERYRLGGAPCHCTDTIMIVHISEDRDRASVVSLPRDSYAETPPHTDRVSGEQHRGHPLKLNAAYAEGGPRLTVRTVEKMTRVKIDHYLEVDFASFMKTVDVVGGVEICTDRRMKDSRTGLDLPAGRHTLRGGQALQYVRARYVDGASDLSRMKRQQHFMAALVDRTTSSGILLNPMKFRDVTRAVLGSVRADKGFGTDELLDLGRAMRDFSPSSSEFTTVPIAEMGHAVKGVGSTLKWDTEKSERIFEALRRDQPLAVRHAPDAARRVPVDPRRIRVQVENGTRTAGLGRRVDAALAATGFDTTRAPANAADRDVRRTVVVHDPRWDRSARSLAAALPGSELRAVEGQGATLKVIAGADFEKVRKVRAQDPGQDEFGVVRGDEVGCS
- a CDS encoding acyl-CoA thioesterase; protein product: MTDQAPAAQTETPDIPGKPTSASRTTLSHIMTHNDTNLLGTVHGGVIMKLVDDAAGAVAGRHSGGPAVTASMDEMAFLEPVRVGDLVHVKAQVNWTGRTSMEVGVRVLAERWNESTPSTQVGSAYLVFAAVDADGKPRRVPPVIPETERDERRRQEAQIRRAHRLARRRAIMELREKRAAEGFED